A genome region from Pygocentrus nattereri isolate fPygNat1 chromosome 6, fPygNat1.pri, whole genome shotgun sequence includes the following:
- the LOC108435176 gene encoding prostaglandin F2 receptor negative regulator — protein sequence MHKEKGVFSLFILFLGLATLCESRVVSVPAGPLVRVEGQSVAIRCNVSDYQGPRDQEFEWALILDNGAEVQLISTFDPLYPDTSVKDRVNSGGISIKKLSDASVELIISKVRASDSATYRCSTPSTDSVMSGNYHADVELRVIGDTLRVVPSIPQPAVSEGEPLELQCNASRAYTAHTFLSITWSIRKETNTLEDILTFGPDSGVKAGQGFAQRYADGGLLLDLREGGFYGLVMKGVKPSDQGAYVCTAREWTRQPGGGKGWHKILEKSEEMGMVTVTPLAQSLVVSVEKNITLNVEDTLNLTCLLAAHGLLSLDLELTWLVRAVNSSAGQRVLIHVGRDGQVLNGSELVGMSRVKPDAFRLILPKVQRSDSGLYFCQVKAWLPQGSGRWYQAAEKTSDPVQVLVTRLDPEFKVTLTASLTPQFTSDPTEMVCQVTNLLNLRDGQLSVSWTYAMNTPGDSSISTIASINEHGVLVPGEKYRQQLDRGDIAVTRSEQNAFRLRMLRTRDEDMGFYSCIVTAWTPSRQAGWDKAKEIKSDPVTVQWKPKTPVLSVVAHRVREASTGGSTFEMSCRVTGQNLQNPGYSVLIRFEDAQGQNPQKILSLNADSVLQLEEGMAASRTDSVALEKMGQQEYRFRLYGVQVSDRGFYCCEVTAWTRDQSSDWSRAVSAESNKIEIAFADSGPVFNVSIHSDRYRVLPGDTAKMECILSTLGATPNTDDVAFDVRWFQSPARAVENGGAVPLISMDRWGVVKKSGGNESTECSLERTDRNTFVLSVHRTQDRDIGEYYCTAKPWYILPDAGTWRDGPELTSAPVILSMKLALWDSLKMPVLYGVVAALGIGALSILLGLLVANCCLSRNPMHTPRSKLMDLEID from the exons ATGCATAAAGAAAAAGGAGTCTTCAGTCTCTTCATCCTGTTTTTGGGCCTCG CTACACTATGCGAGAGTCGGGTGGTGTCGGTGCCTGCTGGTCCATTGGTACGTGTAGAGGGGCAGTCTGTGGCCATCCGCTGTAACGTTTCGGATTATCAGGGACCCAGAGATCAAGAGTTTGAGTGGGCCTTGATTCTGGATAATGGAGCAGAAGTCCAGCTCATCTCTACCTTTGATCCATTATACCCAGACACCTCTGTAAAGGACCGGGTCAACAGTGGGGGCATCAGCATTAAGAAACTGTCAGATGCTTCAGTTGAGCTGATTATTAGCAAGGTCAGAGCCTCAGACAGTGCCACCTATCGCTGCAGTACCCCCAGCACCGACTCAGTCATGAGTGGGAACTACCATGCAGATGTGGAACTCAGAG TGATTGGAGATACTCTAAGGGTGGTTCCATCCATTCCTCAGCCAGCTGTGTCTGAGGGTGAACCATTGGAGCTGCAGTGCAACGCCAGCCGGGCCTACACAGCGCATACCTTCCTGTCAATCACCTGGTCCATTAGAAAGGAGACCAACACTCTGGAAGACATATTGACATTTGGGCCAGACAGCGGGGTGAAAGCTGGCCAAGGTTTTGCACAGCGTTATGCAGATGGTGGACTTCTTCTGGACCTACGTGAAGGTGGCTTTTATGGATTGGTCATGAAGGGGGTGAAGCCATCAGATCAGGGTGCATATGTATGTACAGCCAGGGAGTGGACGCGGCAGCCTGGCGGAGGGAAAGGTTGGCACAAGATCCTAGAAAAGAGTGAAGAAATGGGGATGGTTACGGTCACACCCTTAG CCCAGTCTCTGGTGGTTTCTGTGGAGAAGAATATTACCCTCAATGTGGAGGACACTCTCAATCTGACCTGCTTGCTAGCTGCTCATGGCCTCCTTTCTCTGGACCTGGAGCTGACGTGGCTGGTCAGAGCAGTGAACTCATCGGCTGGCCAACGAGTGCTGATCCATGTGGGACGTGATGGGCAGGTCCTGAACGGCTCAGAACTGGTGGGCATGAGCAGGGTTAAACCAGACGCTTTCCGACTCATCCTGCCTAAAGTGCAGCGCTCGGACTCCGGTCTATACTTCTGCCAGGTCAAGGCCTGGTTGCCACAGGGCAGTGGGAGATGGTACCAGGCTGCAGAGAAAACCTCTGACCCTGTCCAGGTTCTGGTAACACGGCTAG ATCCAGAGTTTAAGGTGACCCTCACAGCATCTCTGACCCCCCAGTTCACCTCTGACCCCACAGAGATGGTCTGTCAGGTGACCAACCTCCTCAATCTGCGAGATGGCCAGCTGAGTGTGTCCTGGACCTATGCTATGAACACACCAGGAGATTCCAGCATCAGCACTATTGCCTCTATAAATGAGCATGGGGTGCTGGTACCAGGAGAGAAGTATCGGCAGCAGCTGGACAGAGGGGATATTGCAGTGACTCGCAGTGAGCAGAATGCCTTCAGACTCCGGATGCTCCGCACTCGGGATGAGGACATGGGTTTTTATTCCTGCATTGTAACTGCCTGGACCCCCAGCCGCCAGGCAGGATGGGACAAGGCCAAAGAGATTAAGTCAGATCCAGTCACTGTACAATGGAAACCCAAGA CCccagtgctcagtgtggtggctCATCGGGTGAGAGAGGCCTCTACAGGTGGCTCCACGTTCGAGATGAGTTGTCGGGTGACGGGTCAGAACCTGCAGAACCCTGGCTATTCTGTGCTCATCCGTTTTGAAGATGCGCAGGGACAGAACCCTCAGAAAATTCTGTCCCTGAATGCAGACTCTGTGCTGCAGCTGGAGGAAGGTATGGCAGCGAGCCGCACAGACAGCGTGGCCCTGGAGAAGATGGGGCAGCAGGAGTACCGTTTCAGGCTGTATGGGGTGCAGGTCTCAGACAGAGGGTTTTACTGCTGTGAAGTGACTGCCTGGACGCGCGATCAGAGCAGCGACTGGAGCAGAGCCGTCAGCGCAGAGTCCAATAAAATAGAGATCGCCTTTGCAGACTCAG gtcCAGTATTCAACGTGTCCATTCACTCAGACAGATACAGGGTGCTCCCTGGGGACACTGCCAAAATGGAGTGCATCTTATCCACACTGGGGGCCACTCCCAACACAG ATGATGTGGCCTTTGACGTTCGTTGGTTCCAGAGTCCAGCACGAGcagtggagaatggtggtgctgTGCCCCTCATCAGCATGGATCGCTGGGGGGTGGTGAAGAAGAGTGGGGGGAATGAGAGCACAGAGTGTAGTCTGGAACGCACAGACAGGAATACCTTTGTGCTCAGTGTGCACCGCACTCAGGACAGGGATATAGGAGAGTATTACTGCACAGCGAAGCCCTGGTACATCTTACCTGACGCTGGTACCTGGAGGGATGGACCTGAGCTCACCTCTGCCCCAGTCATTCTCTCCATGAAACTAGCAT TGTGGGACTCTCTGAAGATGCCAGTGTTGTATGGTGTGGTTGCTGCTCTGGGCATTGGCGCCCTCTCGATTCTTCTTGGGCTTCTTGTTGCCAACTGCTGCCTCTCCAGAAACCCCATGCACACACCCCGCAGCAAGCTCATGGACCTGGAAATTGACTGA